A part of Candidatus Deferrimicrobium borealis genomic DNA contains:
- the glgX gene encoding glycogen debranching protein GlgX, which produces MPDDLSHRTDRKLSPGWHSPLGATLGLGGVNFSLYSATAEEVWLLLFDRPDGDPTDVIRVRDRDRFAWHVFVHGAGPGQFYGYKVRGPFDPARGLRFNGRKLLIDPYAKALTGKIVNVDNLLLAYDPGDPARDLSLDRRENRAIVPKAIVVDDRFDWQGDAPPSIPLERMVIYETHLKGFTAHPSSKVTHPGTYLGFVEKIPHLQSLGVNAVELLPVHEFYVDDILRAKGLTNYWGYNTAAFFAPEVSFGTGRRPGCQVEEFKTLVRELHRAGIEVILDVVYNHTGEGNELGPTFSFKGIDNPSYYVLTGGPHDPARYYMNWTGCGNSFNLSTPPAIRLVMDSLRYWVEAMHVDGFRFDLASVLGREEGRYQRAASFFDAVSQDPVLQRTKLIAEPWDLGSYEVGNFPVDWSEWNGRFRDTVRRFVKGDGGQLRDLGFRLTGSADLYADDGRSAYNSVNFVTCHDGFTLRDLVSFNGKHNEANLEGNRDGTDDNNSWNCGAEGETDDPEIARLRRRLAKNHACLLLFSSGTPMILGGDEFLRTQGGNNNAYCQDNPISWFDWGEVERNADMVAFFRKAIAFTKKYTILQRRKFFTGTDTDQDANAVPDIQWFGEDLGPPRWDDPEARVLCCLLDGSEEPSEAGTYFLFLALNGDYRQREVMVPPLPSGLRWRRAIDTSLAAGEEFVDDDAEPLPDPAVRYRLNPRTTVVLLGK; this is translated from the coding sequence ATGCCGGACGATCTGTCGCACCGCACGGACCGGAAGCTCTCGCCGGGGTGGCACTCCCCCCTGGGCGCCACCCTGGGGCTTGGAGGGGTCAACTTCTCCCTCTACTCGGCGACCGCGGAAGAGGTGTGGCTCCTCCTCTTCGATCGCCCCGACGGCGATCCGACCGACGTTATCCGCGTCCGGGACCGGGACCGGTTCGCCTGGCACGTGTTCGTCCACGGCGCAGGCCCCGGCCAGTTCTACGGGTACAAGGTCCGTGGGCCCTTCGACCCGGCCCGGGGCCTCCGGTTCAACGGCCGGAAGCTGCTGATCGACCCGTACGCGAAGGCGCTCACCGGCAAGATCGTCAACGTGGACAACCTGTTGCTGGCGTACGACCCGGGCGACCCGGCGCGAGACCTCTCCCTCGACCGGCGGGAAAACCGGGCCATCGTCCCGAAGGCGATCGTCGTGGACGACCGGTTCGACTGGCAAGGGGACGCGCCGCCGTCCATCCCGCTCGAACGGATGGTGATCTACGAGACCCACCTGAAAGGATTCACCGCCCACCCCTCCTCGAAGGTGACGCACCCGGGGACATACCTGGGCTTCGTCGAGAAGATCCCGCACCTTCAGTCCCTCGGCGTGAACGCCGTCGAACTGTTGCCCGTGCACGAGTTCTACGTCGACGACATTCTCCGCGCGAAGGGGCTCACGAATTACTGGGGGTATAACACGGCCGCCTTCTTCGCCCCGGAAGTCTCCTTCGGCACCGGTCGCCGCCCCGGGTGCCAGGTGGAGGAGTTCAAGACGCTGGTGCGGGAACTGCACCGCGCGGGGATCGAGGTGATCCTCGACGTGGTGTACAACCACACGGGAGAAGGGAACGAGCTGGGCCCCACCTTCTCCTTCAAGGGGATCGACAACCCGTCGTACTACGTGCTGACCGGGGGGCCTCACGATCCGGCGCGCTACTACATGAACTGGACGGGCTGCGGCAACTCCTTCAACCTGTCGACCCCTCCCGCGATCCGGCTGGTGATGGATTCGTTGCGGTACTGGGTCGAGGCGATGCACGTCGACGGGTTCCGGTTCGACCTCGCCTCCGTGCTCGGGCGCGAGGAAGGGAGGTACCAGAGGGCCGCCTCCTTCTTCGACGCCGTCTCCCAGGACCCGGTGCTGCAGAGGACCAAGCTCATCGCCGAACCGTGGGACCTCGGTTCGTACGAGGTGGGGAACTTCCCCGTGGACTGGTCGGAGTGGAACGGCCGGTTCCGCGACACGGTCCGCCGTTTCGTGAAGGGGGACGGCGGGCAGCTGCGCGACCTCGGGTTCCGGCTGACGGGGTCGGCCGACCTGTACGCCGACGACGGACGGTCCGCCTACAACAGCGTCAACTTCGTCACCTGCCACGACGGGTTCACCTTGCGCGACCTGGTCTCCTTCAACGGGAAGCACAACGAGGCGAACCTCGAGGGGAACCGGGACGGGACGGACGACAACAACTCCTGGAACTGCGGCGCGGAAGGGGAGACGGACGACCCGGAGATCGCCCGCCTGCGTCGGCGGCTGGCGAAGAACCACGCCTGCCTGCTGCTCTTCTCCTCCGGGACCCCGATGATCCTCGGGGGCGACGAATTCCTCCGCACGCAGGGGGGGAACAACAACGCCTATTGCCAGGACAACCCGATCTCCTGGTTCGACTGGGGGGAGGTCGAGCGGAACGCGGACATGGTCGCCTTCTTCCGGAAGGCGATCGCGTTCACGAAGAAATACACGATCCTCCAGCGGCGCAAGTTCTTCACCGGCACGGACACGGATCAGGACGCGAACGCGGTCCCCGACATCCAGTGGTTCGGCGAGGACCTGGGGCCTCCCCGCTGGGACGATCCGGAGGCGCGGGTCCTGTGTTGCCTCCTCGACGGGAGCGAGGAACCGTCGGAGGCGGGGACGTACTTCCTCTTCCTCGCCCTGAACGGGGATTACCGGCAGCGCGAGGTGATGGTGCCGCCCCTCCCGTCGGGGCTCCGGTGGCGGCGCGCGATCGACACGAGCCTCGCGGCGGGAGAAGAGTTCGTGGACGACGACGCGGAACCGCTTCCGGACCCGGCGGTCCGATATCGCCTCAATCCAAGGACCACGGTGGTTCTTCTGGGGAAATAA
- a CDS encoding deoxyribonuclease IV has protein sequence MTRKGPPLGAHVSVAGGVHTAPERGRKIGADVVQIFSKQNTRWMGKALEEEDVRALREESDRTGVRVAAIHCAYLINLGSSKETVRTRSLYALEDEASRAAMLGVPYLVMHPGSSGDDPAEEGISRIASAIRSFGKFPKGVTLLLENTAGQGNSIGRTMGQLRELLDAAGNPADVAVCLDSAHLFESGYDIGTAAGWDALLAEMKEKMILPLVRMWHLNDSKTPTGSRVDRHEHIGEGQIDASAFRRILNHKGFSTLPMVLETPKGDDDEFTMDLRNLAALRKLIA, from the coding sequence GTGACCCGGAAAGGTCCCCCGCTGGGGGCGCACGTTTCCGTGGCCGGAGGGGTCCACACGGCGCCGGAGCGGGGCAGGAAGATCGGCGCCGACGTCGTCCAGATCTTCTCCAAGCAGAACACCCGCTGGATGGGGAAGGCCCTCGAGGAAGAGGATGTCCGGGCGCTCCGCGAGGAGAGCGATCGAACGGGCGTCCGCGTCGCGGCCATCCACTGCGCCTACCTCATCAACCTCGGCTCCTCGAAAGAGACGGTCCGCACCCGTTCCCTTTACGCGCTCGAGGACGAGGCGTCGCGTGCCGCCATGCTCGGCGTTCCGTATCTCGTGATGCACCCGGGTTCGAGCGGCGACGACCCCGCCGAGGAAGGGATCTCCCGCATCGCGTCGGCGATCCGCTCGTTCGGGAAGTTCCCGAAGGGGGTGACGCTGCTCCTCGAAAACACGGCGGGGCAGGGAAACTCGATCGGCCGAACGATGGGACAGCTCCGGGAACTGCTCGACGCCGCGGGGAACCCTGCGGACGTCGCCGTGTGCCTGGACAGCGCCCACCTGTTCGAGTCCGGGTACGACATCGGGACGGCGGCGGGGTGGGACGCCCTCCTCGCGGAGATGAAGGAGAAAATGATCCTTCCCCTCGTCCGGATGTGGCACCTGAACGACTCGAAGACGCCGACGGGCAGCCGCGTCGACCGGCACGAGCACATCGGCGAGGGGCAAATCGACGCCTCCGCCTTTCGCCGGATCCTGAACCACAAGGGGTTCTCGACGCTGCCGATGGTGCTCGAGACGCCGAAGGGCGACGACGACGAGTTCACGATGGACCTGCGCAACCTGGCGGCGCTGCGCAAGCTCATCGCGTAG
- a CDS encoding aminopeptidase — protein MGSERQLKRLAETLVRHSVKAKKGEIVRISTGELGRPLALEVYRQVLRAGAHPLLSVGFEEANAIFYEEASAEQIAHMPPTKMREAKTIDADIIILAPGNTRHLSHIPPRKMADRRKATKPISEVLLRRVRWVLTNFPTEALAQETDRSLPEYGKLYYRAVEQDWAGMSRMFARAKRVLEKADRVRITGKETDLSFSIKGRTAIPCAGEYNMPDGEIFTAPVETSTEGKIFFEFPAIAGGREVAGIRLVFRKGRVVEASAEKNEGYLKEMLAADRGASVLGEFGIGANAGVTSFTRDILLDEKMGGTIHLAVGRSYPESGGRNDSAVHWDMIKDLRAQGDLYLDGKPVLRTGVLFGKTPKGMRKNRS, from the coding sequence ATGGGCTCAGAACGGCAGTTGAAGCGGCTGGCGGAAACGCTGGTCCGCCATTCGGTGAAGGCGAAAAAAGGGGAGATCGTCCGGATCTCCACGGGCGAGCTCGGCCGTCCCCTCGCGCTGGAGGTCTACCGGCAGGTGTTGCGGGCGGGGGCGCACCCGCTGCTTTCCGTGGGGTTCGAGGAGGCGAACGCGATCTTCTACGAGGAGGCGTCCGCGGAGCAGATCGCCCATATGCCGCCCACGAAGATGCGCGAGGCGAAGACGATCGACGCCGACATCATCATCCTCGCTCCCGGCAACACCCGGCACCTCTCCCACATTCCCCCGCGGAAGATGGCGGACCGCCGCAAGGCGACCAAGCCGATCTCCGAGGTGCTGCTGCGCCGCGTCCGGTGGGTCCTCACGAACTTCCCGACGGAGGCGCTCGCGCAGGAGACGGACCGGTCCCTGCCCGAGTACGGGAAACTGTATTACCGGGCCGTGGAGCAGGATTGGGCCGGGATGTCGCGGATGTTCGCCCGGGCGAAGAGGGTTCTCGAGAAGGCCGACCGGGTCCGGATCACGGGGAAGGAGACCGACCTTTCCTTTTCCATCAAGGGGCGCACCGCGATCCCCTGCGCCGGAGAGTACAACATGCCCGACGGCGAGATCTTCACCGCGCCGGTCGAGACCTCCACCGAGGGGAAGATCTTCTTCGAGTTCCCCGCGATCGCCGGCGGGCGCGAGGTGGCGGGGATCCGCCTGGTGTTCCGCAAGGGGCGGGTCGTGGAGGCTTCCGCGGAGAAGAACGAGGGGTACCTGAAGGAGATGCTCGCCGCCGACCGCGGAGCGTCCGTCCTGGGCGAGTTCGGCATCGGGGCGAACGCCGGGGTGACCTCCTTCACCCGCGACATCCTCCTCGACGAGAAGATGGGCGGGACGATCCACCTGGCGGTCGGCCGTTCGTATCCCGAATCGGGGGGGAGGAACGACTCCGCCGTTCACTGGGACATGATCAAGGACCTGCGCGCGCAGGGCGACCTCTACCTCGACGGGAAGCCGGTCCTGCGGACGGGCGTCCTGTTCGGGAAGACGCCGAAGGGGATGCGCAAGAACCGGAGTTGA
- a CDS encoding nucleoside recognition protein: MEVFLSALLGALELSAKLILIIVPLVTLFEVLRHLPVFRRAGNVVEPMMRGVGLTRDAAVPLFTGIFLGIAYGAGIIIRVAQQKGLPARELFLMGLFLATCHSVIEDILIFVVIGGNGLAILGVRLGLAVFLTGLMARVWRPA, translated from the coding sequence ATGGAGGTTTTCCTTTCCGCCCTCCTCGGGGCGCTGGAACTTTCGGCCAAGCTCATCCTCATCATCGTCCCGCTGGTGACGCTCTTCGAAGTGCTGCGGCACCTCCCCGTCTTCCGCCGGGCGGGGAACGTCGTGGAGCCGATGATGCGGGGGGTGGGGCTCACGCGGGACGCGGCGGTCCCCCTGTTCACCGGGATCTTCCTGGGCATCGCCTACGGGGCGGGGATCATCATCCGCGTGGCGCAGCAGAAAGGGCTTCCCGCCCGGGAGCTCTTCCTCATGGGGCTCTTCCTCGCCACCTGCCACTCCGTGATCGAGGACATCCTCATCTTCGTCGTCATCGGGGGGAACGGCCTCGCGATCCTCGGCGTGCGGCTGGGGCTGGCGGTCTTCCTGACCGGACTGATGGCCCGGGTCTGGAGGCCGGCGTGA
- a CDS encoding L-2-amino-thiazoline-4-carboxylic acid hydrolase: MSEAGEKVAQATRQRAAVYAHLFLVLRKRLGEREAVDLMSEAIYNFGREKSTRNYSERARSGDLAQAAREFASPDPVKQHQFAPRVVSLTPDEAVLAMSKCPLVDEWRAMGLSDKDVETLCRVAHSVDFGTWEGALRCTLCFEGTRGQGKDECVLRVKKARG, from the coding sequence ATGTCGGAAGCCGGCGAAAAGGTGGCGCAGGCGACCCGCCAGCGCGCGGCGGTCTACGCGCACCTGTTCCTCGTGCTGCGGAAGCGGCTCGGGGAGCGGGAGGCGGTCGACCTGATGAGCGAGGCGATCTACAACTTCGGCAGGGAGAAATCGACGCGCAACTACTCCGAGAGGGCGCGCTCCGGCGACCTCGCGCAGGCCGCCCGGGAGTTCGCCTCTCCGGATCCGGTGAAGCAGCACCAGTTCGCCCCGCGGGTCGTGTCGCTCACCCCCGACGAGGCGGTGCTCGCGATGTCGAAGTGCCCCCTGGTCGACGAGTGGAGGGCGATGGGGCTGTCGGACAAGGATGTGGAGACGCTCTGCCGCGTCGCTCACTCCGTCGACTTCGGGACGTGGGAAGGGGCGCTGCGCTGCACGCTCTGCTTCGAGGGAACCCGCGGGCAGGGGAAGGACGAGTGCGTCCTCCGCGTGAAGAAGGCGAGGGGCTGA
- a CDS encoding nucleoside recognition protein — protein MNEPGTNMAAEESIPDIPTRIRTGLSAGFQTSLKIIKVSVPLYVAVTLLKGTPVLDLLGKVFAPVMGIFGLPGEAAFAFVAAFLLNLYAAIAVIAPLHLTPFQVTQCGLMMGIAHNLVVEGGVLSTTGARGGVLTLSRLVIACAAGLLLRGLWSLWETAASWAMALPGIS, from the coding sequence ATGAACGAACCCGGAACGAACATGGCGGCCGAGGAGTCGATTCCCGACATCCCGACGCGGATCCGCACGGGCCTGTCGGCGGGGTTCCAGACGTCCCTCAAGATCATCAAGGTGTCGGTCCCGCTCTACGTGGCGGTCACGCTCCTCAAAGGAACCCCCGTCCTCGACCTGTTGGGGAAGGTCTTCGCGCCGGTGATGGGGATCTTCGGCCTCCCGGGGGAGGCGGCCTTCGCCTTCGTCGCCGCCTTCCTCCTGAACCTGTACGCCGCAATCGCGGTGATCGCGCCGCTGCACCTCACCCCCTTCCAGGTGACGCAGTGCGGCCTGATGATGGGAATCGCCCACAACCTCGTCGTCGAGGGCGGGGTGCTCTCCACCACGGGCGCGCGCGGCGGGGTCCTCACCCTGAGCCGCCTGGTGATCGCCTGCGCGGCCGGCCTGCTGCTGCGGGGGCTCTGGAGCCTCTGGGAAACCGCCGCTTCCTGGGCGATGGCGCTGCCGGGGATTTCGTGA
- a CDS encoding DUF2889 domain-containing protein, whose protein sequence is MDFEAIRELAKHHKQSFGRILKCEMYKLEGGRLLTITRLHDDFHDMNLAILLSDSYRIEEIAGKMDRIPQPCCETKPLEMLSALKGIAVLERGGLRKVKERIPRNMSCTHIYEMLETTFRSIFVGSYSLLGQQWDEVLTLEMEENRQLGIRSPVLADTCYAFNLESADPVVLQRALKKVEEARRKMAAIEAVKRGE, encoded by the coding sequence ATGGACTTCGAGGCGATCAGGGAGCTGGCCAAGCACCACAAGCAGAGTTTCGGGCGGATCCTCAAGTGCGAGATGTACAAGCTCGAGGGCGGCCGCCTGTTGACGATCACGCGCCTTCACGACGATTTCCACGACATGAACCTCGCGATCCTCCTCTCCGATTCCTATCGCATCGAGGAGATCGCGGGAAAGATGGACCGCATCCCCCAGCCCTGCTGCGAGACGAAGCCTCTCGAGATGCTCTCTGCCCTGAAGGGGATCGCGGTCCTCGAGCGGGGAGGGCTCAGGAAGGTGAAGGAGCGGATCCCGCGGAACATGAGCTGCACCCACATCTACGAGATGCTGGAGACCACGTTCCGGTCCATTTTCGTGGGGAGCTACAGCCTCCTCGGTCAGCAGTGGGACGAAGTGCTCACCCTCGAAATGGAGGAGAACCGCCAGCTCGGAATCCGGTCCCCGGTGCTGGCCGACACCTGCTACGCCTTCAACCTCGAATCGGCCGATCCGGTCGTCCTCCAGCGGGCGTTGAAGAAGGTCGAGGAGGCTCGCCGGAAGATGGCGGCGATCGAGGCGGTCAAGCGGGGGGAGTAA
- a CDS encoding insulinase family protein, with translation MVEKYVLGNGLTVVIRPNPSSPVVAVQAWVKAGSTTEIDARAGMSHILEHMAFKGTKRRGPGEIAREVEAVGGEINAYTSFDQTVYHITLSGRFLENALDILADTLGHSVFDPAELSRELEVILEEVRMNEDNPGRVVSKALFREAYKVHPYGRPVIGYVDTIRGTTREDLLAYFHANYVPGNMALVIAGNVDPKTSRPLIERTFGQLPPGSAPESKRPVEPPQGETRVVVKEKDARRAYLEMGFHGPSMGDPDVYAWDLLSMILGSGETSRLYRGVKDGKGLVDSVTASSYTPRDPGLLFVGGTLSPEKARAALKEILLETFRMTAAPPEGAELARAKTATETDFLYSLESQSALARHVGFYETTLNDAAFEQTYLRRIRAVTAGDIQAVAKKYLSPGNLTVSVVLPAGQGGILPAEEVRAIVREAHKEATAPAANAEAKRTVVKEVLGNGIRVVVRENRAVPVVAVQAGFLAGVRGEPKETGGVANLTAGMLVKGTTRHTAREIAEAVENMGAELNGYSGRNSFGLQGKFLQRDFEKGFRLFAESLLEPTFPAEELEKKRIETLGALKQQKDQLTQATILLFLEAHYGDHPYGRNPLGTENSVRAMTPADLKSYYERWADPRNMVIAISGDIDAGEAIAAARKAFGEMPQRPGYAALGALPVPSHDAVTKVEERRDKQQAHFVIGYTGARFTDPDRYALDVLGSALAGMGGRLFVNLRDKKSLAYSVTSFSSEQVDPGFFAFYMGTSADKLDGAIADTLAEIADVKKGGVTREEFERAKKWMIGTYEIGLQSNGSYADKMVYNELFGTGYEETFAAPEKIAAVSLSDVNRLAASVLDPDVYTLAVLRGK, from the coding sequence TTGGTCGAAAAATACGTGCTCGGCAACGGGCTGACGGTCGTGATCCGGCCGAACCCGTCGTCGCCGGTCGTGGCGGTGCAGGCGTGGGTCAAGGCGGGCAGCACCACGGAAATCGATGCCCGCGCCGGGATGTCCCACATCCTCGAGCACATGGCGTTCAAGGGGACGAAACGGCGGGGGCCCGGAGAGATCGCCCGGGAGGTCGAGGCGGTGGGGGGCGAGATCAACGCCTACACGAGCTTCGACCAGACGGTCTACCACATCACCCTCTCCGGGCGGTTCCTCGAGAACGCGCTCGACATCCTCGCCGACACGCTCGGGCACTCGGTCTTCGACCCCGCGGAGCTTTCGCGGGAACTCGAGGTGATCCTCGAAGAGGTGCGGATGAACGAGGACAACCCGGGGCGGGTCGTCTCCAAGGCGCTCTTCCGGGAGGCGTACAAGGTCCACCCGTACGGGCGCCCCGTCATCGGGTATGTCGACACCATCCGGGGGACGACGCGCGAGGATCTCCTGGCCTACTTCCACGCGAACTACGTTCCCGGGAACATGGCCCTGGTGATCGCGGGGAACGTCGACCCGAAAACGTCCCGGCCGCTGATCGAGAGGACGTTCGGGCAGCTTCCCCCCGGCTCCGCGCCGGAAAGCAAGAGGCCGGTCGAGCCGCCGCAGGGGGAGACCCGGGTCGTCGTCAAGGAGAAGGACGCGCGGCGCGCTTACCTCGAAATGGGGTTCCATGGTCCTTCCATGGGCGATCCGGACGTCTACGCCTGGGACCTGCTGTCGATGATCCTCGGCAGCGGCGAGACGTCGCGGCTCTACCGCGGCGTCAAGGACGGGAAAGGGCTGGTCGACTCGGTGACCGCCTCCTCGTACACCCCGAGGGACCCGGGGCTCCTGTTCGTCGGCGGAACCTTGTCGCCCGAGAAGGCGCGGGCGGCCCTGAAGGAGATCCTCCTCGAGACGTTCCGCATGACGGCCGCCCCTCCGGAGGGGGCGGAGTTGGCGCGCGCCAAGACGGCCACGGAGACGGATTTCCTGTACTCTCTCGAATCGCAATCCGCTCTGGCCCGCCACGTCGGCTTCTACGAGACGACACTGAACGACGCGGCGTTCGAGCAGACGTACCTGCGAAGGATCCGGGCGGTGACCGCCGGCGACATCCAGGCGGTCGCGAAGAAATATCTTTCACCCGGGAATCTGACCGTTTCGGTCGTCCTCCCCGCGGGGCAGGGGGGGATTCTTCCCGCGGAGGAGGTCCGGGCAATCGTGCGGGAGGCGCACAAGGAAGCGACGGCGCCCGCGGCGAACGCCGAAGCGAAGCGGACCGTGGTGAAGGAGGTCCTCGGGAACGGGATCCGGGTGGTCGTCCGGGAGAATCGTGCCGTTCCGGTGGTGGCGGTGCAGGCCGGGTTCCTCGCGGGGGTGCGGGGCGAACCGAAGGAAACAGGCGGCGTCGCCAACCTCACCGCGGGGATGCTCGTCAAGGGGACGACGCGGCACACGGCCCGGGAGATCGCCGAGGCGGTGGAGAACATGGGGGCGGAACTTAACGGCTACTCGGGCCGCAACTCGTTCGGCCTGCAGGGGAAGTTCCTCCAGCGCGACTTCGAAAAGGGGTTTCGCCTGTTCGCCGAATCGCTGCTCGAGCCGACGTTCCCGGCGGAAGAGCTTGAGAAGAAGCGGATCGAGACGTTGGGGGCCTTGAAGCAGCAGAAGGACCAGCTCACGCAGGCGACCATCCTCCTGTTCCTCGAAGCGCACTACGGCGACCACCCGTACGGCAGGAATCCCCTCGGCACGGAGAACTCGGTTCGCGCGATGACCCCCGCGGACCTGAAATCGTATTACGAGCGGTGGGCGGACCCGCGGAACATGGTGATCGCGATCTCCGGGGACATCGACGCCGGGGAGGCAATTGCGGCGGCCCGCAAGGCGTTCGGGGAGATGCCGCAGCGGCCGGGGTACGCGGCGCTGGGTGCGTTGCCGGTCCCATCGCACGATGCGGTGACGAAGGTGGAAGAGCGGCGCGACAAGCAGCAGGCGCACTTCGTCATCGGCTACACCGGGGCGCGGTTCACCGACCCGGACCGGTACGCGCTCGACGTTCTGGGCTCGGCGCTCGCCGGGATGGGAGGCCGGCTCTTCGTGAACCTGCGGGACAAGAAGTCGCTGGCCTACTCGGTCACCTCGTTCTCCTCCGAGCAGGTGGACCCGGGCTTCTTCGCGTTCTACATGGGGACGAGCGCCGACAAGCTGGACGGCGCGATCGCCGACACCCTCGCCGAGATCGCCGACGTGAAGAAGGGCGGCGTGACGCGGGAGGAGTTCGAGCGGGCGAAGAAGTGGATGATCGGCACGTACGAGATCGGCCTCCAGAGCAACGGCTCCTACGCCGACAAGATGGTCTACAACGAGCTGTTCGGGACGGGGTACGAGGAGACGTTCGCTGCTCCGGAAAAGATCGCGGCGGTCAGCCTTTCGGACGTGAACCGACTCGCCGCCTCCGTCCTCGACCCCGACGTGTACACGTTGGCCGTCCTCCGGGGGAAATAG